The Microbacterium foliorum genome has a window encoding:
- a CDS encoding TetR/AcrR family transcriptional regulator, which produces MAEENDVMSPNRMPRLQQQRSIDTREAILTGAARVFARVTYAEARYRDVADESGASEGALYFHFRSKADLAKAVLSEQQERMTAVLVRTEEEAGSGLEILLRLMANLGDLISRDEIVQAGIHLAGQPSSEVNPEASEPYMEWVRIARSFILRGVADGSIRTDADVDLNAELFNTVFVGSQVLAGLEDRWASLPRRVERLVPTLRALLSA; this is translated from the coding sequence TTGGCCGAGGAGAACGATGTCATGAGTCCAAACAGGATGCCGCGCCTCCAGCAGCAGCGGTCGATTGATACGCGCGAGGCGATCCTGACCGGTGCGGCTCGGGTGTTCGCGCGCGTCACGTACGCCGAAGCTCGTTATCGCGACGTGGCGGATGAGTCTGGCGCGAGCGAGGGCGCTCTGTACTTCCATTTCCGAAGCAAGGCCGACCTCGCTAAAGCCGTCCTCAGTGAACAGCAGGAGCGAATGACCGCTGTTCTGGTTCGTACCGAGGAGGAAGCTGGTTCCGGGCTAGAGATCCTCTTGCGCCTGATGGCCAACCTCGGCGACCTCATCTCACGTGACGAGATCGTGCAAGCGGGAATCCACCTGGCTGGACAACCCTCGTCAGAGGTCAACCCCGAAGCCAGCGAGCCCTACATGGAGTGGGTGCGAATCGCGCGGTCTTTCATTTTGCGAGGCGTCGCAGATGGATCCATTCGCACCGACGCGGACGTCGATCTCAATGCCGAGCTCTTCAACACGGTCTTCGTTGGCTCGCAGGTGCTCGCCGGACTTGAGGATCGTTGGGCCTCTCTTCCTCGAAGGGTCGAGCGACTCGTTCCAACCCTCAGAGCGCTCCTGTCCGCATGA
- a CDS encoding AfsA-related hotdog domain-containing protein produces the protein MAGILPDEVHKKRPENVWLHSPVRESPHSMRSHFAIPSRGQTLRFAELLEVQRQLGILQAHRQLGVPDNAVFVLNRIALKFVTRADVQSDGGTIRAQIVATSARGRPRSLSQYFSIESPSGLVAVGSARASLIPQMVYDRVRGLESNASPPGRSATRSVFGYESALHVDSRDPLLSDHPSDHLTAMQAIADVERVALLDLAAARIRTLKLEFYRYAGLLPAPLLRLNISAQGKLDAEITQQGARCAEITGVIDMKNGER, from the coding sequence GTGGCGGGCATCCTCCCCGATGAGGTGCACAAGAAGAGACCAGAGAACGTCTGGTTGCATAGTCCTGTGCGGGAATCTCCGCATTCGATGCGCTCGCATTTTGCGATTCCCTCGCGCGGGCAGACGCTTCGCTTCGCTGAGCTCCTTGAGGTGCAGCGTCAGCTCGGCATCTTGCAAGCGCATCGGCAACTGGGGGTGCCGGACAACGCAGTGTTCGTACTAAACCGGATCGCGCTGAAATTCGTGACTCGAGCTGACGTGCAGTCGGATGGAGGAACCATTCGCGCACAAATCGTCGCGACGAGCGCCAGAGGACGTCCACGGTCGCTCTCGCAGTACTTCTCCATCGAATCCCCGTCTGGACTTGTTGCCGTCGGATCCGCGCGAGCATCGTTGATCCCTCAGATGGTCTACGACCGGGTCCGTGGGCTCGAGTCCAACGCGTCGCCGCCAGGGCGGAGCGCGACGAGGTCTGTCTTCGGTTACGAAAGTGCCCTCCACGTGGACAGCCGTGACCCACTGTTGTCGGACCACCCGTCGGATCACCTTACGGCGATGCAGGCAATTGCGGACGTCGAAAGGGTGGCTCTCTTAGACCTCGCGGCGGCTCGAATTCGGACGCTCAAGCTCGAGTTCTATCGGTACGCCGGACTGCTGCCAGCCCCGTTGCTCCGGCTCAATATTTCGGCCCAGGGAAAGCTGGATGCCGAAATCACGCAACAAGGCGCACGCTGCGCGGAGATCACAGGCGTAATCGATATGAAGAATGGAGAACGATGA
- a CDS encoding SDR family NAD(P)-dependent oxidoreductase, which yields MTHGLAVVTGASGGIGAEIARVLSADGYYIVGQYRRGKERATKLEAALAGSHTGGEMIEADLSSDAGLVQLVDAVRTRASESGLQVGALVNNAARMLGPSFADATPYEFDDFVAINTKAPFFLAQHLSRIMIAGSSIVNISSASAHIASASDIVYAMTKAALESLTRNMAGALAPAGIRVNAVMPGFTDNGHPAFSDDTAVSYMSSLSMLGGVAAPSAVADAVSFLVSERAIRTTGAVLDVSGGMSLHPRPERQGSVRDLL from the coding sequence ATGACGCACGGACTGGCAGTAGTCACGGGTGCCTCCGGGGGCATCGGTGCAGAGATCGCGAGAGTCTTGAGCGCGGACGGTTATTACATAGTTGGACAGTACCGACGCGGGAAGGAGCGCGCGACAAAACTCGAGGCCGCGCTCGCTGGCTCCCATACGGGCGGCGAAATGATCGAGGCGGATCTGTCGTCCGACGCCGGGCTCGTGCAACTCGTGGATGCGGTGCGGACACGCGCATCCGAATCGGGGTTGCAGGTGGGTGCTCTCGTCAACAACGCCGCGAGGATGCTGGGGCCGTCATTCGCGGATGCGACCCCGTACGAATTCGATGACTTCGTGGCCATCAATACGAAGGCGCCGTTCTTCCTTGCGCAACACTTGTCGCGAATCATGATCGCCGGAAGCAGCATCGTCAACATCTCCTCTGCAAGCGCGCATATCGCCAGTGCAAGCGACATCGTCTACGCGATGACGAAAGCTGCTCTCGAGTCTCTCACTCGGAACATGGCAGGTGCGCTGGCTCCTGCGGGGATCCGTGTCAATGCGGTCATGCCAGGGTTTACCGACAACGGCCACCCCGCTTTCTCTGACGATACGGCGGTTTCGTATATGAGTTCGTTGTCGATGCTGGGCGGGGTTGCCGCGCCTTCCGCAGTCGCCGACGCCGTCAGCTTCCTCGTCTCAGAGCGGGCGATCCGCACAACAGGGGCCGTGCTGGATGTGAGTGGGGGTATGAGTCTGCACCCGCGCCCTGAGCGGCAGGGGTCCGTTCGCGACCTTCTCTGA
- a CDS encoding arginase family protein — MWLDSLEAGRSSEAILLGVPSDTGGGAVRGAAFGPIGVREALYASGPIDGFDLGDTFVLPHLLHDDLLNEATLTAAHEAVHGPTDLRLPVSPLSVAEYVAQRLGSMPNPAALFTIGGDHSVSGAVLPHLVASSVEDIALVVIDGHTDLEKSRYGLPLTYSSWVKYADTKVHLPAIVQIGSPDVPGVVRPSERLLLIGLDVAQDPVLVGDLVADWLAGLGVASIYLSIDIDATTHSQAPATGLPAPEGIDREVVLDLIARLGDRHSLRGGDVMEVAPPLSGSVAWQDEATCVTGAMYLRAMMATR; from the coding sequence ATGTGGCTCGACAGTTTGGAAGCGGGACGAAGCAGTGAGGCCATCCTTCTTGGGGTGCCCAGCGACACTGGCGGCGGAGCCGTGCGCGGTGCCGCCTTTGGTCCAATCGGAGTTCGTGAGGCGCTCTACGCCTCCGGACCTATCGACGGATTCGATCTCGGAGACACTTTTGTGCTCCCTCATCTCCTTCACGACGATCTCTTGAATGAAGCGACTCTCACGGCTGCGCACGAAGCAGTGCATGGCCCAACCGACCTCAGGTTGCCTGTGAGCCCGCTCTCAGTAGCCGAGTACGTCGCCCAGCGCCTGGGCAGCATGCCCAATCCGGCGGCACTCTTTACCATCGGGGGAGATCACAGCGTCTCCGGGGCGGTCCTCCCTCACCTGGTGGCGTCCAGCGTGGAAGACATCGCACTCGTGGTCATCGATGGCCATACCGACCTGGAAAAATCACGGTACGGGCTGCCACTTACCTACTCCAGTTGGGTGAAGTACGCGGACACCAAAGTGCATCTCCCCGCGATAGTCCAGATTGGGTCACCGGACGTTCCCGGCGTCGTCCGTCCGTCGGAGAGACTTCTGCTCATAGGCCTCGACGTCGCTCAGGACCCTGTCCTTGTGGGCGACCTGGTGGCGGATTGGTTGGCGGGGCTGGGCGTGGCGTCGATCTATCTGTCGATTGACATCGACGCCACCACCCACTCTCAAGCTCCTGCCACGGGATTGCCCGCACCCGAGGGAATCGACCGTGAGGTCGTACTCGACCTCATCGCTCGCTTAGGCGACCGCCATTCGCTTCGCGGTGGTGATGTGATGGAGGTCGCGCCACCTCTATCAGGATCTGTCGCCTGGCAAGACGAGGCCACTTGCGTGACAGGTGCGATGTACCTGCGCGCGATGATGGCGACGCGTTGA
- a CDS encoding MBL fold metallo-hydrolase, with protein MIVTYLGHQGWAFDTSEGAVFLDPVFRNIGNAGVQLPIWPDREIDVEKLPKIGGLILSHEHSDHFDIDTLERLPWRGVVYISERSSRAMSELLTDLGYEVVRVGAYGNVRYGDVEFTFLPLEWSLLEPDAYGYLVRGDDGTSFFTSVDGMPHAETVKWLEEHCPHRSVDNFTNNYLEPLPELTGSFGHDLFATGMMTTNMIAGVQELQPTRVVMSGQGWSYPPKYSELNHRFFNVTHETMLPILQLTYPHISWEAPEPGTYIGLGGEESDGQLAPYVKSRVTTERDYRGYTDALSGEPWSRVRALPESRLNAVTRFIQEDFGRLIDAYGHRLVQRLYKLSLKPGNRLSPTIALRVLNGDDALHFVLDQGWLSFRRVGGEIDIRREVAAGVEVWASDLELLIEGREEPYLVYETAVRRWCNDASLVPSSVHVHVFLPFGPRNQPEKYLAGYRERLEAVRDDATVSSGARS; from the coding sequence ATGATAGTTACGTATTTAGGGCACCAGGGTTGGGCATTCGACACTAGCGAAGGGGCTGTGTTCCTCGACCCGGTCTTCAGGAACATCGGAAATGCTGGTGTGCAGCTGCCTATCTGGCCGGACCGTGAGATCGACGTGGAGAAACTGCCCAAGATCGGTGGACTGATCCTGTCTCACGAACACTCCGACCATTTCGACATCGATACTCTCGAACGCTTGCCGTGGCGCGGCGTCGTCTACATCAGCGAGCGGAGCAGTCGCGCGATGTCGGAGCTTCTCACGGATCTCGGGTACGAAGTCGTCCGTGTTGGAGCATACGGAAACGTGCGTTATGGGGATGTCGAGTTCACTTTTCTCCCACTCGAATGGTCTTTGCTCGAACCGGACGCGTACGGGTACCTCGTGCGCGGAGACGACGGCACCAGCTTCTTCACCAGCGTCGACGGGATGCCGCACGCGGAGACCGTGAAGTGGCTGGAGGAGCACTGCCCGCACCGCAGCGTCGACAACTTCACGAACAACTACCTCGAGCCCCTCCCCGAACTCACCGGGTCCTTCGGCCATGACCTTTTCGCGACCGGAATGATGACGACGAACATGATTGCGGGTGTGCAAGAACTGCAGCCGACGCGTGTTGTGATGTCCGGTCAGGGTTGGTCCTATCCGCCAAAGTACTCCGAGCTGAACCACCGTTTCTTCAACGTGACCCACGAAACGATGTTGCCGATCCTGCAGCTCACTTACCCGCATATCTCGTGGGAGGCGCCGGAACCAGGAACATACATCGGTCTCGGTGGCGAAGAATCGGACGGGCAGTTAGCCCCGTACGTCAAGTCGCGCGTTACGACCGAGCGCGACTATCGCGGCTACACCGATGCGCTGTCCGGCGAGCCGTGGTCCCGTGTGCGCGCCCTGCCAGAGAGTCGCCTGAACGCGGTGACTCGTTTCATCCAGGAGGACTTCGGCCGACTGATCGACGCGTACGGACATCGACTCGTGCAGCGCCTGTACAAACTGTCGCTGAAGCCCGGGAATCGGTTGTCTCCGACCATTGCTCTGCGAGTCCTGAACGGTGACGACGCGCTCCACTTCGTCCTAGACCAGGGATGGCTTTCCTTCCGGCGCGTCGGAGGAGAGATCGACATCCGACGCGAGGTGGCCGCTGGCGTGGAGGTGTGGGCCTCGGATCTCGAACTTCTCATAGAAGGTAGAGAGGAGCCGTACTTGGTTTACGAGACAGCAGTTCGTCGTTGGTGCAACGACGCCTCTCTCGTCCCGTCCTCGGTCCACGTCCATGTGTTCCTCCCGTTCGGCCCTCGCAACCAGCCGGAGAAGTATCTGGCGGGATACCGTGAACGGCTGGAGGCCGTGCGCGACGACGCAACCGTATCTTCGGGCGCGCGCTCATGA
- a CDS encoding YcaO-like family protein, with translation MSWAAGRGRSVRERAQSARGEAVERQTILSRASGVMAAQTQLCGPVLEPRALGVDLPGERPDGVLPVTAELPVRWEKYTSVNEAEPVWVHEPLSNEDRFYDLTSNGTAVHRSAELALRSATLELIERDAFMAWWYGVSSARPLAVLTTTLTAGYNMTGVGVGDYETVVLESRPGYFVLMCVVYVGGRDSPEGVVVGAAAGFEDEGVELPMKRAFDECVQAIDVMRLNAAVNSGRIAGPLGEYYTDPHRAVAVREHVERSLSQPRTALLEEPLSIYSRCAPSAVDGYWFARVVAPEAVPFALQGHGLRRNHPSLHGQVLHTPDGLKPEEHPLG, from the coding sequence ATGTCGTGGGCCGCTGGGCGAGGACGCTCGGTTCGGGAGCGCGCTCAAAGCGCGCGGGGTGAGGCTGTTGAGAGACAAACGATCCTGAGTCGCGCCTCGGGTGTGATGGCGGCTCAAACCCAATTGTGTGGGCCGGTACTGGAGCCGCGCGCACTCGGCGTTGACTTGCCCGGCGAAAGACCTGATGGGGTGCTTCCCGTTACGGCTGAGCTTCCCGTCCGGTGGGAAAAATACACGAGTGTGAACGAAGCCGAGCCGGTGTGGGTTCACGAGCCGCTATCGAACGAGGATCGTTTTTACGACCTCACGAGCAACGGCACCGCTGTCCACCGTTCCGCAGAACTTGCCCTGCGGTCCGCGACACTCGAGCTCATCGAACGAGACGCCTTCATGGCCTGGTGGTACGGAGTGAGCAGCGCGCGCCCGCTCGCGGTGTTAACGACGACGCTCACCGCCGGTTACAACATGACTGGTGTCGGCGTCGGCGACTATGAAACGGTCGTCCTCGAGTCTCGCCCCGGGTACTTCGTCCTCATGTGCGTTGTGTATGTCGGCGGCCGCGATTCGCCCGAAGGAGTAGTCGTGGGAGCAGCCGCTGGCTTCGAAGACGAGGGCGTCGAACTCCCGATGAAGCGGGCCTTCGACGAATGCGTTCAAGCAATCGACGTCATGCGCCTCAATGCCGCTGTGAACAGCGGAAGAATCGCAGGCCCGCTCGGCGAGTACTACACCGATCCTCATCGAGCGGTCGCGGTTCGTGAGCATGTCGAGAGGTCGCTAAGTCAGCCGAGGACGGCACTCCTCGAAGAGCCGTTGAGCATCTATTCGCGTTGCGCGCCGAGTGCCGTCGACGGGTACTGGTTTGCGCGTGTCGTGGCTCCGGAAGCTGTACCGTTTGCTCTGCAGGGACACGGCCTCCGCCGGAATCATCCCTCCCTGCACGGTCAAGTTTTGCACACGCCCGACGGGCTCAAGCCGGAGGAGCACCCCCTTGGGTAG
- a CDS encoding MFS transporter → MGSGNSDRLWRGGFRQLFAAQTVSAVGDRLSFVVLPFLILGDGGDAGAVAIVLGARAVGFSVSVLAGGVVADRIGPRVTLFISDLVRAASQGLVVLLFMTSGPTVLALAALMVVYGLAEGVAVPSSRALLPRLVPDSALEKANGYMSAAYTSGHLAGPLLAGLFVAMNLSVLAIGIDAVSFVISAILIWTTKPRSAEQEGEESGGGVLTQFTQGFKALLARRWLLWMIAAGVVLHLTALPAVYTLGPVWAEDNLGGGAGWGVLVSAFGAGGVLGGLIATRLRPKKPAIWYFVGLVVVSAQPINLVSGAPFWVIAVFQALAGGALAILGVMEDLSAQRGIPGPLLARVGSFAIFASTVATPVGYALVGGVSTVAGVVSTMYVLGGVCVVLAALGALLPSVRGFAPSAPNSGAPKLDDDNAGAGTRL, encoded by the coding sequence TTGGGTAGCGGCAACAGTGACCGTCTTTGGCGCGGTGGGTTTCGACAGCTCTTTGCCGCGCAGACTGTCTCCGCAGTGGGCGACCGACTGAGCTTCGTGGTCCTCCCATTCTTGATCCTCGGGGACGGAGGAGATGCGGGAGCGGTCGCCATTGTTCTAGGCGCGCGAGCCGTAGGCTTCTCCGTCAGCGTTCTTGCGGGCGGCGTGGTCGCGGATCGGATCGGCCCGAGAGTCACGCTCTTCATCAGTGACCTTGTTCGTGCCGCGAGTCAAGGTCTCGTCGTGCTTCTCTTCATGACCTCTGGTCCGACAGTGCTTGCCTTGGCAGCTCTCATGGTCGTCTACGGCCTTGCCGAGGGCGTCGCGGTGCCGTCTTCTCGAGCGTTGCTCCCTCGGCTCGTTCCAGACTCTGCTCTTGAGAAGGCGAACGGCTACATGTCTGCCGCTTATACGAGCGGACATCTGGCTGGGCCACTTCTGGCTGGACTGTTCGTGGCGATGAATCTCAGCGTTCTAGCCATCGGTATCGATGCCGTGTCTTTCGTCATCTCAGCAATCCTGATCTGGACCACCAAGCCCCGTTCCGCGGAACAAGAGGGGGAGGAGTCGGGCGGGGGAGTTCTCACACAGTTCACCCAAGGCTTCAAGGCATTGCTTGCTCGCCGGTGGCTCCTGTGGATGATTGCCGCCGGCGTCGTGCTTCATCTCACCGCACTCCCCGCCGTATACACACTTGGGCCTGTTTGGGCAGAGGACAACTTGGGTGGTGGTGCAGGCTGGGGAGTTCTTGTCTCGGCCTTCGGCGCTGGTGGAGTCCTCGGTGGACTCATCGCCACAAGATTGCGTCCAAAGAAACCAGCGATCTGGTACTTCGTCGGGCTAGTCGTTGTCTCGGCGCAACCGATCAACCTTGTGTCCGGAGCGCCGTTCTGGGTTATCGCAGTATTCCAAGCGCTCGCCGGAGGGGCGCTCGCGATCCTCGGAGTGATGGAAGACCTCAGCGCACAGAGAGGCATCCCGGGCCCGCTTCTCGCGAGGGTGGGGTCTTTCGCGATCTTCGCCTCCACGGTCGCGACACCGGTCGGGTACGCGTTGGTAGGTGGAGTATCCACGGTCGCGGGAGTCGTCTCGACTATGTATGTACTTGGCGGAGTGTGCGTCGTGCTGGCTGCGTTGGGGGCACTGCTTCCGAGTGTGCGCGGATTCGCCCCTAGCGCGCCGAACAGCGGCGCGCCGAAGCTGGACGATGACAATGCCGGAGCGGGCACAAGACTATGA
- a CDS encoding phosphotransferase, translating to MTSCCDAGTLELDAVFLSRRSTPWSFLARKHSGEWIKVSASPVKGTTEAAVLRALGQRYGGNVPRVLGACESCGAIEMADVGIAAVAPDFEHASMLCAEMCRFLLGSAAFGALPLVSPESLAQALSSIARTDSRLVEAAARVKGIAEASSIEDWTTEVIHGDFHRGNVHRSLAGEIVILDWSDSARMLVPPRSSATFGLTCQLMLQAKGLCDLFEATDVELARLHDPQHLELLKHSATQAVTTTLVRLGASDPVPSTVVR from the coding sequence ATGACGAGCTGCTGCGACGCTGGAACATTAGAGCTCGACGCCGTGTTCTTGTCGCGGCGGTCCACGCCGTGGAGCTTTCTTGCACGGAAGCACAGCGGCGAGTGGATCAAAGTGAGTGCTTCGCCAGTGAAAGGAACAACAGAGGCGGCAGTCCTACGTGCGCTCGGACAGCGTTACGGAGGCAACGTGCCACGCGTTCTGGGCGCCTGCGAAAGTTGCGGGGCCATCGAGATGGCTGATGTCGGCATCGCTGCTGTTGCACCTGACTTCGAACACGCATCGATGCTCTGCGCCGAGATGTGCCGTTTCCTTCTCGGGTCCGCGGCTTTTGGTGCGTTGCCCCTTGTATCACCGGAGTCGCTCGCTCAAGCGCTGTCATCAATCGCGCGAACCGACAGCCGCCTCGTCGAAGCTGCAGCACGAGTCAAAGGGATAGCTGAAGCCTCGAGCATCGAGGATTGGACGACCGAAGTGATCCACGGAGATTTCCATCGGGGAAACGTGCATCGGTCGTTGGCGGGTGAGATCGTGATCCTCGATTGGAGCGATAGCGCTCGAATGTTGGTCCCGCCCCGCAGCTCCGCGACTTTCGGGCTGACATGCCAACTCATGCTGCAAGCGAAGGGACTGTGCGACCTGTTTGAAGCAACTGATGTCGAGCTCGCGCGCCTCCACGACCCGCAACATCTCGAGCTGTTGAAACACAGCGCGACTCAGGCAGTCACGACCACTCTGGTGCGGCTGGGCGCTTCGGATCCCGTCCCGTCTACGGTGGTGCGATAG